One segment of Primulina tabacum isolate GXHZ01 chromosome 6, ASM2559414v2, whole genome shotgun sequence DNA contains the following:
- the LOC142548538 gene encoding uncharacterized protein LOC142548538, with protein MKSLSMSMSSPSKAGAENFPPPLMRSLKSDLGSKSRSRSSGSGSGSGRPRASPMLIGKKNAVGVIETTQEPSSPKVTCFGQVSARRSSNAKAKSTASHRPWWRHKKISSCGKVSSRFGSWFLFCKSVYCKKVDDREDSFRANSNQKFKKNENGASADKRDDNNCSSENEVDDIKCENLGVGIQESKDDFVFCPPKNALILTRCRSAPYRSSSLAARIWGSPFEPTGIEAVKTEIEEKTEQEPHPCPENAAEESKTIPESSRKLETENANTENNNQDSKGTEGGEVVHPLLLTRCKSEPARTENLSKD; from the exons ATGAAATCTTTATCGATGTCAATGTCGAGTCCAAGCAAGGCGGGGGCGGAAAATTTTCCTCCGCCATTGATGAGGTCCTTGAAAAGCGATTTGGGAAGCAAAAGCAGAAGCAGAAGCAGCGGCAGCGGCAGCGGCAGCGGCAGGCCACGTGCAAGCCCGATGCTGATAGGAAAAAAGAACGCGGTTGGTGTGATTGAAACTACACAAGAGCCATCTTCTCCTAAAGTAACTTGCTTCGGCCAAGTCTCTGCTCGGCGCTCATCCAATGCGAAGGCCAAGAGCACCGCAAGCCACCGTCCCTGGTGGCGGCACAAGAAAATCTCATCTTGCGGAAAAGTTAGCTCAAGATTTGGCAGCTGGTTTTTGTTCTGTAAGTCTGTTTACTGCAAGAAAGTGGATGATAGAGAGGATTCTTTCAGGGCTAATTCGAATCAGAAATTCAAAAAGAATGAGAATGGTGCTTCCGCTGATAAAAGAGACGATAATAATTGTAGTAGCGAGAATGAGGTTGACGATATAAAGTGTGAAAACCTTGGAGTTGGGATTCAAGAAAGTAAAGATGATTTCGTTTTTTGCCCACCCAAAAATGCACTAATCTTGACTAGATGCAGATCTGCTCCTTACAGATCTTCATCTTTGGCAGCAAGAATTTGGGGGTCCCCATTTGAACCTACTGGAATAGAAGCGGTCAAAACTGAAATCGAGGAAAAAACAGAGCAAGAACCTCATCCCTGTCCAGAGAATGCGGCGGAGGAATCAAAAACTATCCCCGAAAGCAGTAGGAAGTTGGAAACTGAAAATGCAAATACAGAAAATAATAATCAAGATTCCAAGGGAACTGAAGGAGGTGAAGTAGTTCATCCTTTACTACTGACAAGATGTAAATCAGAACCAGCAAGAACAG aAAACTTGAGCAAAGATTGA